The following are from one region of the Halomonas qaidamensis genome:
- a CDS encoding S8 family peptidase gives MADRNLLLGRGEKLSLRTPFKNGGGGKNYPYTFDEVRERLDSELAEVEAGVSNLESDAKPRGEAIFELVLHPSFIAKSYYPDALLRTAGMRDVGSKEVVITPNKVTRKSDFGKELGTASLYVAGGMESIKVMRSILQDGMANKGVKKEISEIEKIRWVSSDDKYKGELGNDAETVRLYEVALHAGHKEEDIVDAFVDYVKKRGGEAVYRKKIQIGALTFFPLKATEKQLREILNFSFIRVAREMPQLRSAMPNAMRSPLDFPDIKLPSAQAVEQGFKVAIFDGGLGSADLSDWAEEIVWEDTESTNANYIMHGNEVTSTFLFGRISGDGDVLKQPYANVDHYRVISPGSGSDPDLYDVLLKIIDVLDAGDYKFVNLSLGPRMPIYDDEVHAWTACLDQLCVRHGILMTVAAGNDGDIQGADRIQPPGDMVNAMAIGSCDLSGETWNRASYSCVGPGRSPGYVKPDGVAYGGSDAELFKVYNPFASSVVGVKGTSYSAPLVLRAAAGLAAISDYDMSSIAIKSLLVHTAGTRYRMDRREVGWGRFKENPVEILECEEGFATIIFQGKLEKNEFLRCPIPFPDAGLDAEATIKATFCIQSHTDPEHLVNYTRSGLGVSFRPLVGIGDETTKGFFGMGSQYKKTEREYRDDAHKWETCLHNCHTFKAETQLVDPVFDIQYFARETSRSIAMPSAPDVSYALVISVKIDGVTNIYDLIRQKYDVLEPVAISVDVENNIQI, from the coding sequence ATGGCTGATAGAAATTTGTTGTTAGGGCGTGGCGAAAAGTTGTCTTTGAGAACACCATTTAAAAACGGCGGTGGTGGTAAAAATTATCCTTATACATTTGATGAAGTACGGGAGCGATTGGATTCCGAGTTGGCAGAAGTTGAAGCTGGTGTCTCTAATCTGGAATCTGACGCTAAGCCTCGAGGAGAGGCTATATTTGAACTAGTATTACATCCCTCTTTTATAGCGAAAAGTTATTATCCCGATGCTCTTTTAAGAACTGCTGGTATGCGGGATGTTGGAAGCAAAGAAGTTGTTATAACCCCAAATAAAGTTACACGTAAGTCTGATTTTGGAAAGGAGTTAGGTACCGCTTCTTTGTATGTCGCGGGTGGCATGGAAAGTATAAAAGTGATGCGCTCTATTCTACAAGATGGGATGGCTAATAAGGGTGTCAAGAAGGAAATTAGTGAAATTGAGAAAATTCGATGGGTGAGCAGTGATGATAAATATAAAGGTGAATTAGGAAATGATGCGGAGACGGTTCGTCTTTATGAAGTTGCTCTGCATGCTGGACATAAAGAAGAAGATATTGTAGATGCCTTCGTTGATTATGTGAAAAAGCGGGGTGGTGAAGCTGTTTATCGGAAAAAAATACAAATAGGAGCACTAACTTTCTTTCCTTTAAAAGCCACTGAAAAACAGCTTAGAGAGATATTGAATTTCTCATTCATTCGAGTTGCTAGAGAAATGCCTCAGCTCAGATCTGCAATGCCTAATGCGATGCGATCACCATTAGATTTTCCTGATATAAAATTGCCAAGTGCTCAAGCAGTTGAACAGGGTTTCAAAGTGGCGATTTTTGATGGTGGTCTCGGTTCCGCAGATTTAAGTGATTGGGCCGAAGAAATAGTTTGGGAAGATACAGAATCAACTAACGCTAACTATATAATGCATGGCAATGAAGTCACTTCAACATTTTTATTCGGCAGAATATCAGGTGATGGTGATGTACTGAAACAACCTTATGCTAATGTTGATCATTATCGGGTTATTTCTCCTGGTAGTGGCAGTGATCCGGATTTGTATGATGTTTTATTAAAAATCATAGATGTGCTGGATGCTGGAGATTATAAGTTTGTAAATCTTAGCTTAGGGCCTCGTATGCCAATATACGATGATGAAGTGCATGCTTGGACGGCTTGCCTAGACCAGCTGTGTGTGCGGCATGGAATATTAATGACAGTGGCTGCGGGTAACGATGGGGATATTCAGGGGGCCGATAGGATTCAGCCTCCAGGTGATATGGTGAATGCAATGGCCATAGGGTCTTGCGATTTATCAGGTGAGACTTGGAATAGAGCATCCTATAGCTGTGTAGGGCCCGGTCGTAGTCCTGGTTATGTTAAGCCTGACGGAGTTGCATATGGTGGAAGTGATGCGGAATTGTTTAAAGTTTATAACCCTTTCGCAAGCTCAGTAGTGGGGGTTAAGGGCACAAGCTACTCAGCTCCACTAGTTCTCCGAGCTGCGGCAGGACTAGCCGCTATTTCTGATTACGATATGAGTTCTATAGCAATTAAGTCCCTTTTGGTGCATACCGCAGGCACGAGATATCGAATGGACAGGAGGGAAGTTGGTTGGGGAAGATTTAAAGAGAATCCGGTAGAAATATTAGAATGTGAAGAAGGTTTTGCTACTATAATTTTTCAAGGAAAACTAGAGAAAAATGAGTTTCTAAGATGTCCTATACCATTTCCAGATGCGGGCCTTGATGCAGAAGCTACGATAAAAGCAACATTTTGTATTCAATCTCATACTGATCCAGAGCATTTGGTTAACTATACTCGGTCTGGTCTTGGGGTTTCATTCAGGCCCTTAGTTGGTATTGGTGATGAGACAACTAAAGGTTTTTTTGGAATGGGTAGTCAGTATAAAAAAACTGAAAGAGAATATAGAGATGACGCTCATAAATGGGAAACATGTTTACATAACTGCCATACTTTTAAAGCTGAAACACAGCTAGTTGACCCAGTCTTCGATATTCAGTACTTCGCTCGTGAAACTAGTAGGTCAATAGCAATGCCATCTGCTCCAGATGTCTCGTATGCTCTGGTTATCAGCGTAAAAATAGACGGTGTTACAAATATTTATGACTTAATACGCCAGAAATATGATGTTTTAGAACCAGTTGCAATATCAGTTGATGTAGAAAACAATATTCAGATTTAA
- a CDS encoding AAA family ATPase, which translates to MISISEQELVALFQQGVAGNSAGFTLLARRFVSSTRKTNPEVAEKLLELVASPHTLRGTEKQPPTDRESSASLLSEQYHVVLKEEPLWSKSIADKLEVAINERKHEKKLLEAGLEPIKAMLFTGPPGVGKTLGASWLAQKMNLPIFTLDLSSVMSSLLGKTGANIKNVFNYAASMPCVLFLDEFDAVAKRRDDDRDVGELKRLVNVLLQAIDKWPSTSLLIAATNHPELLDRAIWRRFDKVVEFDLPNKESVENYFKQLGVSEKIASKISCIMSNKSYSDLNKIASAAKKMSVLEDVSLDDAVFKQAIFGDVLDNPDMRSSAIRGAVSAGISRRKVAELTGMSHPTISKIVNNKGGI; encoded by the coding sequence ATGATTTCCATTAGTGAGCAGGAATTGGTTGCTCTGTTTCAGCAAGGAGTAGCCGGTAACTCAGCAGGGTTTACGCTTCTTGCTCGGCGGTTCGTGAGTAGTACTCGCAAGACAAATCCTGAAGTGGCAGAAAAATTATTAGAGCTTGTTGCCAGTCCGCATACTCTGAGGGGCACTGAAAAGCAACCACCGACAGATCGTGAAAGCAGCGCAAGTCTCCTTTCAGAACAATATCATGTGGTGCTTAAAGAAGAACCGCTTTGGAGTAAGAGTATTGCAGATAAATTAGAAGTGGCTATAAATGAAAGAAAACATGAAAAGAAACTATTAGAAGCAGGGTTAGAGCCAATCAAGGCGATGTTGTTTACAGGCCCGCCCGGGGTAGGGAAAACCTTAGGAGCTTCTTGGCTTGCACAAAAAATGAATTTGCCAATCTTTACACTGGATTTGTCCAGTGTTATGTCAAGTCTATTAGGAAAGACTGGTGCAAATATAAAAAATGTTTTCAATTATGCAGCTTCAATGCCATGTGTTCTATTTTTAGATGAGTTTGATGCAGTTGCTAAGAGGCGTGATGATGACAGAGATGTTGGTGAATTAAAACGTTTAGTGAATGTCTTGCTGCAAGCTATTGATAAGTGGCCTTCTACTTCTTTATTGATTGCAGCCACAAATCATCCTGAGTTGCTTGATAGGGCTATATGGAGAAGATTTGATAAAGTCGTTGAGTTTGATTTGCCAAATAAAGAATCTGTTGAAAATTATTTTAAGCAGCTAGGTGTTAGTGAGAAAATAGCAAGTAAAATATCATGTATAATGAGCAACAAATCATATTCTGATTTGAATAAAATTGCTTCTGCAGCTAAAAAAATGAGTGTTCTGGAAGATGTGTCTTTAGATGATGCTGTCTTTAAGCAAGCGATATTTGGAGATGTGCTGGATAATCCTGATATGAGGTCAAGCGCAATAAGAGGTGCAGTTTCTGCTGGTATTTCTAGGAGAAAAGTTGCTGAGCTTACCGGGATGAGTCATCCAACCATCTCAAAGATTGTTAACAATAAAGGGGGTATATGA
- a CDS encoding AAA family ATPase — MISEDIEVNLCEGILLCGEVQMRLRPKTLSVLVALIEQQGEVVSTADLRRMIWGNGPGNEAGPKQCIRELRRMLDNNAQDTGLIETVGRRGYRLTRPIPLVGDAPKDLVAASTVFCIGRDKELEALSERAAAARRGQRAMALISGEAGAGKTCLLEAFEANLSQRTPLWIARGQAIAHPGAREPYGLLMDVLTQLMAGPEGATLVRLLPLIAPSWVKQQPGHRLEAEALDRTRHNSMLREFSALMERLTRGRPGVLVLEDLHWADPSTLAWLAAWGLQRTPARLLVLGSYRDDELDRAGTLAITLGQLSRQPNCRLITLGGLDESAVSGYLAERFPGNSFPPDLAQALARRTEGHAMLVDAAADVWQAQGLVRHGEAGWQLSSTPEALVAAIAPSVRILIEAERTSRLLAEERSLLETASVAGPTFSAIDLADNRDGVEAAERQLEHLARNRRFITRAGLSQRPDGTVATRYAFRHALHHEALYDGLPAANRQGTHRRVGLRLEISHGHAAGEIAPVLADHFERGADWPRAAHYRVLSGRRAQARGAPMDAVEQFRRARDLLTRGSGTGTVKPGADRATELDALLGLGAALIVADGFTAEELREVYRRAGQLAAEVGDPATTIPVLAGLWNDHLTRAELTRAEDLALGLQALARQAPAHMAMVAHNAVGQTRFFTGALPACAAEIAAVLEIAPSHAEQDGNVLFGEDPEVVCHQYAACVAELTGASAEAERHLIAGSARADQLGAAFGRAQMLWCGAVCARLRSDIELTRDRAETLVALCRTEAVPVWGDAGEMLAGWAQAMSGDTTGASRIAKGLSAFSAMGVRITLPFCHGLAAEVAGKMGDPVAGMHSLRQAFAIVRASGERWYLAELHRLRAGLAQEAGRFDIARHALTRAETVAQAQGRIVLTT; from the coding sequence ATGATTTCGGAAGATATCGAGGTAAACCTATGCGAAGGCATCCTGCTGTGCGGTGAAGTACAGATGCGCCTACGCCCCAAGACACTGTCCGTTCTGGTGGCACTGATAGAGCAACAAGGCGAAGTGGTCAGCACGGCTGATTTGCGGCGCATGATATGGGGCAACGGCCCTGGTAACGAGGCGGGACCCAAACAATGCATCCGCGAATTGCGCCGGATGCTGGACAACAACGCCCAGGACACCGGGCTAATCGAAACCGTGGGCCGGCGAGGCTACCGGCTGACGCGTCCGATCCCGCTGGTCGGCGATGCGCCTAAGGATCTTGTGGCGGCGTCGACAGTGTTCTGCATCGGACGGGATAAGGAGCTGGAAGCCCTAAGTGAAAGGGCTGCCGCCGCCAGGCGTGGTCAACGGGCAATGGCATTGATTTCAGGCGAAGCAGGAGCCGGCAAGACATGCCTTCTGGAAGCATTTGAGGCTAATTTATCCCAGCGCACGCCGCTGTGGATTGCCAGGGGTCAGGCCATTGCGCACCCTGGCGCACGCGAACCCTACGGGCTGTTGATGGATGTGTTGACGCAACTCATGGCCGGGCCTGAGGGGGCCACGCTGGTACGACTTCTGCCACTCATCGCCCCCTCTTGGGTCAAGCAACAACCCGGGCATCGCTTGGAGGCGGAAGCGCTGGACCGTACTCGCCACAACTCAATGCTGCGGGAATTCTCGGCGCTGATGGAACGGCTGACCCGTGGCCGCCCTGGAGTTCTCGTGCTAGAAGATCTGCACTGGGCAGATCCTAGCACGCTAGCCTGGCTAGCGGCTTGGGGGCTACAACGCACACCGGCTCGATTACTGGTTCTGGGTAGCTATCGCGATGACGAATTAGACCGAGCTGGGACACTTGCGATAACACTGGGTCAGCTGAGTCGGCAGCCAAACTGCAGGTTGATCACCCTTGGCGGTCTCGATGAGTCGGCAGTGTCTGGCTACCTTGCAGAACGGTTCCCGGGCAACTCCTTTCCTCCCGATTTGGCGCAGGCCCTCGCCCGCCGAACCGAGGGCCATGCCATGCTCGTTGATGCGGCGGCAGACGTTTGGCAGGCGCAAGGCCTGGTGCGGCACGGCGAGGCCGGGTGGCAGCTGTCCTCCACACCCGAGGCGCTGGTCGCAGCCATTGCCCCAAGTGTCCGCATCCTGATCGAGGCCGAACGCACCAGCCGCCTGCTGGCCGAGGAGCGCAGTTTGCTTGAAACCGCCAGTGTGGCGGGACCGACCTTTTCTGCCATCGACCTAGCCGACAACCGCGACGGGGTGGAGGCGGCGGAGCGGCAGCTGGAGCACCTCGCGCGGAACCGACGATTCATCACCCGCGCGGGCCTTAGCCAACGGCCCGACGGAACAGTGGCCACGCGCTATGCCTTCCGGCACGCGCTACATCACGAAGCGCTCTACGATGGGCTGCCGGCAGCGAACAGGCAAGGCACGCACCGAAGGGTCGGTCTCCGACTGGAGATCAGCCACGGTCACGCAGCGGGCGAGATCGCCCCCGTGCTGGCCGATCACTTTGAACGCGGCGCTGACTGGCCGCGCGCCGCACACTATCGTGTGCTGTCGGGGCGACGTGCGCAGGCGCGCGGCGCCCCCATGGATGCCGTCGAACAGTTCCGCCGTGCTCGGGATCTGCTAACTCGAGGCAGCGGGACCGGTACGGTGAAGCCTGGGGCCGACCGCGCGACCGAACTCGACGCCCTGCTCGGGCTCGGGGCGGCACTCATCGTCGCGGATGGGTTTACTGCGGAAGAGCTTCGAGAGGTCTACCGCCGCGCGGGGCAACTAGCTGCCGAAGTCGGCGATCCAGCCACAACGATTCCAGTTCTTGCAGGGCTCTGGAATGATCACCTGACGCGTGCTGAACTGACCCGTGCCGAAGATCTCGCGCTTGGACTGCAGGCACTCGCGAGGCAGGCCCCAGCCCATATGGCGATGGTAGCCCACAATGCCGTCGGACAGACCCGGTTTTTCACCGGCGCCCTACCGGCCTGTGCCGCAGAAATCGCCGCCGTGTTAGAGATCGCGCCAAGCCATGCCGAGCAAGACGGTAATGTACTCTTCGGTGAAGACCCAGAGGTTGTATGTCACCAGTACGCGGCCTGTGTCGCCGAATTAACCGGCGCCTCGGCAGAGGCTGAGCGGCACCTTATCGCTGGCAGTGCGCGCGCCGACCAATTGGGCGCCGCCTTCGGGCGCGCCCAGATGCTCTGGTGCGGGGCGGTCTGCGCCCGTCTACGTAGCGATATTGAACTAACCCGTGACCGGGCAGAAACGTTAGTCGCTCTGTGCCGGACTGAGGCGGTGCCCGTTTGGGGCGACGCAGGCGAAATGCTGGCAGGCTGGGCGCAGGCAATGTCCGGCGACACAACTGGGGCGTCGCGGATTGCGAAGGGTCTCTCGGCCTTCAGTGCGATGGGCGTCAGGATCACGCTACCCTTCTGCCACGGGCTAGCCGCAGAGGTAGCAGGGAAAATGGGCGACCCAGTCGCTGGGATGCACTCTTTACGTCAGGCTTTCGCGATCGTCCGGGCGAGCGGCGAGCGCTGGTACCTCGCCGAGCTTCACCGGCTGCGTGCGGGTCTAGCCCAAGAGGCAGGCCGCTTCGACATCGCCCGCCACGCGCTTACACGTGCCGAAACTGTGGCACAGGCACAGGGGAGGATCGTACTGACCACGTGA
- a CDS encoding serine hydrolase domain-containing protein produces the protein MAFALAVPVTAQAQDQAQQFCVADPAAVTARASITPPDKPLPEALVHALDAAARGALDGAAAPGVIAGVVTPEGRWSGAWGVADPETDAAMEVGMHTRIGSITKTFTGTALMQLAEADKLSLDDKIDQYVSGVPNGDIITLRHLASMTSGLLSYTQADPFLDLFFADPSLHYSPQDLLDFAFPGSPIFAPGEKFNYSNTNTVLLGLVIEQVTGQDIDNVFTSMILDPLGLTETTGPDGAALMPEPYPQGFTLQGDAATTDAPSNATHWDPSWGWTAGGMISTLDDLLVYGRSLGTGKGLLSAEAQQERLRSFPEPAGYGIAMGCVDGWVGHTGELPGYNTTVFYDTTTDTTVVVQANSDIPSGDCGDEDVLPDNPVDLACSSPASRVFEALSVALGHPFSMTPTASAE, from the coding sequence ATGGCTTTTGCCCTCGCTGTCCCCGTTACAGCGCAGGCTCAGGATCAGGCGCAGCAGTTCTGCGTGGCCGACCCGGCGGCAGTAACGGCCCGTGCGTCCATTACGCCACCCGACAAGCCGCTGCCTGAGGCGCTGGTCCACGCCCTCGACGCTGCCGCTCGCGGGGCATTGGACGGAGCCGCTGCGCCGGGAGTGATTGCCGGCGTTGTCACACCCGAGGGTAGGTGGAGCGGTGCTTGGGGCGTCGCGGACCCCGAAACCGATGCTGCGATGGAAGTCGGCATGCACACGCGGATCGGATCGATCACCAAGACCTTCACCGGCACCGCCCTGATGCAGTTGGCCGAGGCTGACAAGCTATCGCTCGACGATAAGATCGACCAGTATGTGTCCGGCGTTCCCAACGGCGACATCATCACTCTGCGCCATCTGGCTAGCATGACCAGCGGCCTGCTGAGCTATACACAGGCGGATCCTTTCCTTGATCTGTTCTTCGCAGACCCTAGCTTGCACTATTCTCCGCAGGATCTGCTTGATTTTGCCTTCCCCGGCTCGCCGATCTTTGCGCCGGGGGAGAAGTTCAATTACTCGAACACCAATACTGTGCTGCTGGGCCTCGTGATCGAACAGGTGACCGGGCAAGATATCGACAATGTCTTTACTTCGATGATCCTGGACCCGCTGGGCCTGACAGAGACCACCGGTCCTGACGGTGCTGCCCTCATGCCAGAACCTTATCCGCAGGGATTTACCCTGCAAGGCGATGCTGCCACGACGGATGCGCCCTCGAACGCGACGCATTGGGATCCTTCCTGGGGATGGACAGCGGGCGGAATGATCTCGACCCTCGACGACCTGCTGGTTTATGGACGCTCCCTCGGCACAGGCAAAGGCCTTTTGAGCGCTGAGGCGCAGCAGGAGCGTCTGCGGTCCTTCCCCGAGCCGGCGGGCTACGGCATCGCCATGGGGTGCGTCGACGGTTGGGTCGGCCACACGGGTGAGCTGCCCGGTTACAACACGACGGTGTTCTACGACACAACGACGGACACAACGGTAGTCGTACAGGCCAACAGCGATATCCCTTCGGGCGATTGCGGGGATGAGGACGTGCTGCCGGACAACCCCGTTGACCTTGCGTGCAGCTCGCCCGCTAGTCGCGTGTTTGAAGCGTTATCCGTTGCCCTCGGGCATCCGTTTTCGATGACACCGACGGCTTCTGCAGAGTGA
- a CDS encoding AEC family transporter, with the protein MSLLDIFSRTLDITLPVFAMVFVGIGLKRLKWIDSGFVSTASALVFKATLPTLIFLSLIKADLSVALDVPLLLFFAAATLGQFFISWVWASYRVPKADRGIYVQGAFRGNCGIVGLALAAGMYGNYGLSTGSLLLGVVIMMYNVLSVVALAAYQPGQSTDWRSLLKHIVTNPLIISVLAALPFTAFSIPLPRWLVTSGDYFASLTLPLALICVGATLSVTTMRSGSQTALSASSMKMIVLPLLATLAAWMLGFSGAQLGLLFLFFASPTASASFVMVKAMNGNVALAANIIAITTLMASITVTAGIFVLRLLGWI; encoded by the coding sequence GTGAGCCTACTTGATATTTTTTCCCGCACGCTAGATATCACGCTGCCTGTGTTTGCCATGGTGTTTGTAGGCATTGGTCTGAAGCGTCTAAAGTGGATTGACAGCGGGTTTGTTTCCACCGCGTCAGCACTGGTTTTTAAAGCAACGCTGCCCACACTCATTTTTTTAAGTCTCATCAAAGCAGACCTAAGCGTTGCCTTAGACGTGCCTCTATTACTGTTTTTTGCCGCCGCCACGCTTGGCCAGTTCTTTATTAGCTGGGTGTGGGCTAGCTATCGCGTGCCCAAGGCCGACCGCGGTATTTATGTGCAGGGTGCGTTCCGTGGTAACTGCGGTATTGTTGGGTTGGCACTGGCCGCAGGGATGTATGGTAACTACGGACTTTCTACCGGCAGTCTCCTGCTTGGTGTGGTTATTATGATGTATAACGTCCTTTCGGTAGTGGCGTTGGCGGCTTATCAGCCCGGCCAATCAACAGACTGGCGTAGCCTGTTAAAGCATATCGTTACTAATCCCCTGATTATCTCTGTACTTGCTGCGCTACCGTTTACGGCATTTTCGATTCCGCTTCCCCGCTGGTTAGTTACCTCAGGGGATTACTTCGCCTCGTTAACCTTACCGCTAGCATTGATCTGTGTAGGCGCGACGCTGTCGGTGACTACTATGCGCAGCGGCAGCCAAACAGCGCTAAGCGCCAGTAGCATGAAAATGATTGTGCTACCGTTACTTGCCACGCTAGCGGCATGGATGCTCGGCTTCTCTGGGGCACAATTAGGGCTGTTATTCTTATTCTTCGCCAGCCCAACCGCCTCCGCGAGCTTTGTCATGGTAAAAGCAATGAATGGCAACGTAGCACTGGCCGCTAATATCATCGCTATCACCACCTTAATGGCCAGCATAACCGTCACCGCCGGTATCTTTGTGCTGCGCCTTTTAGGCTGGATTTGA
- a CDS encoding monooxygenase — translation MSVILQVHFPFDGPFGDEMANAMTALAESINQEPGLIWKIWTEDADQKQAGGIYLFDTRANAEAYCNMHTARLEAMGVTGIRAAILDTNAALSAINKGPLNSTTS, via the coding sequence ATGTCCGTCATATTACAGGTTCATTTCCCCTTTGATGGCCCCTTCGGTGACGAAATGGCCAACGCTATGACAGCGCTGGCCGAAAGTATCAACCAGGAACCAGGCCTTATTTGGAAAATCTGGACAGAAGATGCAGACCAGAAACAGGCAGGCGGTATCTATCTATTCGACACCCGAGCCAATGCCGAAGCCTATTGCAACATGCATACCGCACGGCTGGAAGCAATGGGAGTGACCGGCATCAGGGCAGCAATCCTGGACACAAACGCGGCCCTATCAGCTATCAATAAAGGGCCTCTCAACAGCACTACTTCTTGA
- a CDS encoding sensor domain-containing diguanylate cyclase — MMLGSLKSRLLLGLSCALLLLAALVLGMAWQVGKTMVQETNMAHLRYEANLIADEITQQVEHRFQALDRLSDVIGVSNNAQWLSHQLGRNDALLAWFDAIVISDTQGRILSDWPVVQGRAGLETQELEYFKTLKGTRRPYVSEPFVGRASDIPMVLISVPRFDNAGQFAGFIGGVVSLDSSGLFNRLATIRLGSKGYAAVVTATGKVLYHPDRSLINNADFDSKASPLLDLALDGWQGDGVGRLLDGRMGLQSYSQVWPASWVVGLYLPTEQAQLPLSGFIHKLGWIWVVIALLMMPGLWWLLARILAPLNKLEAQIGDVGLGRRAYVDLETNMQELEQVATTFNRVEGERQQLVGHLQEREAFLDSVLNASPQGMFVADFGGNITYMNPALLDVLGIEANMPMEAWLEQIHIDDRSGAKDMWMHSLKTGNDYVRQLRFIRSDKEMLWLDIHARVVMLTQGGHSLGLVGVVKDITERREQEALQRWEAEHDPLTGLLNRRGFERRLEEAFADFQKTSTPSALLLFDLDHFKPINDEGGHALGDEMLRRIAQVVAWEVRRSDHVARQGGDEFGVLLPSCTLGQAERIAESLRQAVSEVSVVHEGKEYTVTLSIGVTCFDETDTTVDAALSRADAASYDAKGEGRDSVVVKLPKAQDPMTLFE; from the coding sequence ATGATGCTTGGTTCATTGAAAAGTCGGCTATTGCTGGGGCTTTCTTGTGCACTGCTTTTACTAGCGGCTCTGGTGCTGGGGATGGCATGGCAGGTGGGAAAAACCATGGTTCAAGAAACCAATATGGCCCATCTACGCTACGAAGCTAACCTAATTGCAGATGAAATTACTCAACAAGTTGAACATCGATTTCAGGCCCTGGATAGGCTTAGTGACGTTATTGGCGTATCCAATAATGCGCAATGGCTAAGTCATCAGCTAGGTAGAAACGATGCGTTGCTGGCATGGTTTGATGCCATTGTTATCAGCGATACACAGGGCCGGATTTTATCAGATTGGCCTGTTGTGCAGGGGCGTGCAGGGCTTGAAACCCAAGAACTTGAATATTTTAAAACGCTAAAGGGCACACGCAGGCCCTATGTCAGTGAGCCGTTTGTTGGCCGTGCCAGTGATATACCAATGGTGTTAATTAGCGTTCCCCGTTTTGATAACGCAGGTCAGTTCGCGGGGTTTATAGGAGGGGTGGTCAGTTTAGACAGCAGTGGGTTGTTTAATCGCTTGGCCACTATCCGATTAGGTAGCAAAGGGTATGCCGCTGTTGTTACCGCCACCGGTAAGGTGCTTTATCACCCCGATCGATCCTTAATCAATAACGCAGACTTTGACTCTAAAGCGAGCCCTTTGCTTGATTTAGCGCTGGACGGCTGGCAGGGAGACGGCGTGGGTAGGCTGTTGGATGGCCGTATGGGTCTGCAGTCATATTCACAAGTATGGCCTGCTAGCTGGGTAGTAGGGCTCTATTTGCCCACAGAGCAAGCTCAACTGCCGCTGTCTGGCTTTATACACAAGCTGGGATGGATTTGGGTCGTCATCGCACTATTAATGATGCCCGGTTTATGGTGGCTACTTGCGCGTATATTAGCACCCCTTAATAAGCTAGAGGCGCAGATTGGTGATGTAGGGCTTGGGCGTCGTGCTTACGTTGATCTTGAAACGAATATGCAAGAACTTGAGCAAGTAGCCACTACCTTTAATCGCGTTGAGGGAGAGCGACAGCAGCTTGTTGGTCATCTTCAAGAACGGGAAGCATTTTTAGATTCTGTATTAAATGCATCGCCTCAAGGCATGTTTGTCGCTGATTTTGGTGGCAACATCACCTATATGAACCCTGCGTTGTTAGACGTGTTGGGTATTGAAGCTAATATGCCGATGGAAGCGTGGCTTGAACAGATTCACATTGATGATCGTTCCGGCGCGAAAGATATGTGGATGCATAGCTTAAAAACTGGCAATGACTACGTGCGTCAACTGCGCTTTATTCGCAGCGACAAAGAGATGCTATGGCTAGATATCCATGCCCGTGTGGTCATGCTTACCCAGGGTGGACATTCGCTTGGTTTAGTAGGTGTAGTGAAAGATATTACCGAACGCCGTGAGCAAGAAGCGCTACAACGTTGGGAAGCCGAGCACGACCCCTTGACCGGTTTGCTTAATCGGCGAGGTTTTGAGCGCCGCCTTGAAGAAGCCTTTGCTGATTTCCAGAAAACCAGCACGCCCTCGGCACTGCTGCTGTTTGATCTAGATCATTTCAAACCGATTAACGACGAAGGCGGGCACGCGTTAGGTGATGAAATGCTACGCCGTATCGCCCAGGTCGTGGCGTGGGAAGTTCGTCGTAGTGACCACGTGGCGCGTCAAGGGGGCGATGAGTTCGGTGTGTTGCTGCCTAGCTGCACCCTAGGCCAGGCAGAACGTATCGCTGAATCGTTACGTCAGGCAGTCAGCGAGGTATCCGTTGTTCATGAGGGCAAAGAGTACACGGTGACGCTAAGTATCGGGGTCACCTGCTTCGACGAGACCGATACCACCGTAGACGCGGCTCTTTCCCGTGCAGATGCTGCCAGTTACGACGCCAAAGGCGAAGGGCGTGACAGTGTCGTGGTTAAACTGCCAAAGGCACAAGACCCAATGACACTTTTTGAGTAA